TCTGCCGTCGATCACCGCGCCGCCGCCGACGCCATGGCCGATGTGGATGAAGAACAGCGGATCATCCAGCACGTTGTCACCCGCGAACACGTATTCGCCAAGTGCGGCAGCCGTGCCGTCGTTTTCGACATGGCATGGGACGTCGAACGCCTCACGGAACGCTTCGATCGCCTGGCCGTCTTCGAACGCAGGAAAGAAGGGATGGGCTTTCAACAGGTTCGAGGCGGTGCCAAAATTTCCCGGAACGGAAACGCCAATTCCGACAAGGTCGTTCTTCTGGATGGATAAGGCGGCGAGCATGTCATCGACGGCAGCCTGAGCCGCCTCCACCACTTCCATTGGACTTGCCGTATGAACCTCCACGCTTCTCGTTGCCACGATCGAGCCGCTGAGATCGATAATGACGACTTCCATGCGGGTCACCGAAAAGGTGACGCCGGCGGCAAAGAAACGGCGGGCCTGGAGCTGCAGCAACCGGCGTGGCTGGCCTTGCGCTCCGCTTCGATCCGCCTCCTCGGTGATCAGGCCGAGATCCAGCAAACTCGCAACCAGACGCGTCACGGTGGCGCCGGTCATCCCGGACATCTGCGCCAACTCGATGCGAGCCACGCCCCTGTTCTTGAAGATCAACTCGACGAGGCGTCGTTCATTGAGGGAGAGCTCGGGCAAAACAGGCATGGCAA
The window above is part of the Sinorhizobium fredii NGR234 genome. Proteins encoded here:
- a CDS encoding ROK family transcriptional regulator, which translates into the protein MPVLPELSLNERRLVELIFKNRGVARIELAQMSGMTGATVTRLVASLLDLGLITEEADRSGAQGQPRRLLQLQARRFFAAGVTFSVTRMEVVIIDLSGSIVATRSVEVHTASPMEVVEAAQAAVDDMLAALSIQKNDLVGIGVSVPGNFGTASNLLKAHPFFPAFEDGQAIEAFREAFDVPCHVENDGTAAALGEYVFAGDNVLDDPLFFIHIGHGVGGGAVIDGRPYGGAHGNACLPGVLYPYDQPRPSGQDLLATLHAAGFHLRDFEEMDAMPQAARSTVIEWITRAGAQLRQAVRVATAFFDPARIVVGGRLPGDLNKRLVETILSEPIEGPSRGLPTAPVSVSRLGIRAGAVGAGCVPFFRAFFTGAVANGGSAYLNGRRPFPRTPAQ